The Aedes aegypti strain LVP_AGWG chromosome 3, AaegL5.0 Primary Assembly, whole genome shotgun sequence genome contains a region encoding:
- the LOC5566044 gene encoding uncharacterized protein DDB_G0271670, whose translation MSTGEPDSAGSHGLGLAVALGGGSSTTSSTTGSSLSIMEPPASIIMKAKEEPDCDMERNIDSSMDSSALATCLSTTISALRASHNASLSEANRGNSVDDNLSDNSEPTNDQRSAAAAQLLESLKNNLNNNNNSSAINNNNLLHANNNNNNNNNNGNRKLFECDVCNMKFSNGANMRRHKMRHTGVKPYECRVCQKRFFRKDHLAEHFTTHTKTLPYHCPICNRGFQRQIAMRAHFQNEHVGQHDLVKTCPLCSYRAGTMKSLRVHFFNRHGIDLDNPGPGTPSSLLLALDQHNPANLLPALAAMNAVNAFSDSGDSMRSVDNATPPMHFLTPHVEISMADNNEVALNCSRDALNGTGHGNSTNNEPSSARDNGSDRSGSNDRSTPTPSISSGLDIKAIVRPPNGGSPSSPHSADSNAPSSSHLSSMLPSQVQSSRHIIFDNSITPSISLIPIKQEPTTNDEYNETKPRSNSTSENPTSNISNSSESVTPSSSLTSLIKVSPLKSLLREDLKRRISARATSRANRNGLLTSPNPASSPIPNSCNNATSSPAPECGTSSSSSSSSSSSSSSSSSSGIGTSVNGTSSSSSCSISNSATAVAVATTSNGTITSTGPETDMLLSGGPKSKRHLQCLFCGIEFPDQTLYFLHKGCHSESNPWKCNICGEQMCNVYEFNSHLLSKSHQ comes from the exons ATGTCCACTGGTGAACCGGACTCAGCCGGATCCCATGGACTAGGACTTGCAGTTGCACTAGGCGGGGGCTCCTCGACCACCTCATCAACCACCGGCTCGTCACTCTCCATTATGGAGCCCCCCGCGAGTATCATCATGAAAGCCAAGGAAGAGCCGGATTGTGATATGGAACGGAACATAGACTCCAGCATGGACAGCAGCGCCTTGGCAACGTGTCTTTCGACGACGATCTCGGCCCTAAGAGCTAGTCACAATGCCAGTCTCAGCGAGGCCAACCGTGGCAACAGCGTTGACGATAACCTCTCGGACAATTCGGAACCAACGAACGATCAACGATCCGCAGCAGCAGCCCAACTCCTAGAGAGTCTCAAGAACAAcctcaacaacaacaacaactcgAGTGCAATTAACAACAACAACCTGCTACATGCgaacaacaataacaacaataataacaacaaTGGCAACCGGAAACTGTTCGAATGCGATGTGTGCAATATGAAGTTCTCCAATGGCGCTAACATGCGTCGGCACAAGATGCGCCACACCGGAGTAAAACCCTACGAATGTCGCGTCTGTCAGAAGCGATTCTTCCGCAAGGACCACCTGGCGGAGCACTTTACCACTCACACCAAAACACTGCCCTACCATTGTCCGATCTGCAATCGAGGTTTCCAAAGACAGATAGCCATGCGCGCACATTTCCAAAACGAGCACGTTGGACAGCACGACCTCGTCAAAACCTGCCCTCTTTGTAGCTACCGAGCGGGAACAATGAAATCCCTACGGGTACACTTCTTCAACAGGCACGGCATCGATCTGGACAACCCCGGCCCAGGAACTCCATCATCCCTACTGCTAGCCCTAGATCAGCATAATCCAGCCAATCTCTTGCCGGCTTTGGCCGCCATGAACGCCGTCAACGCGTTCAGCGATTCCGGCGACTCTATGCGTTCGGTAGACAATGCGACACCCCCAATGCACTTCCTCACGCCGCACGTGGAAATCTCGATGGCGGACAACAACGAAGTGGCCCTGAATTGCAGTCGGGACGCTTTGAACGGTACGGGTCACGGCAACAGCACCAACAACGAACCGAGCAGCGCTCGGGACAACGGAAGCGATCGCAGCGGCAGCAACGACCGAAGCACTCCGACCCCATCGATTTCCTCCGGCTTGGACATCAAAGCCATCGTGCGGCCCCCGAATGGCGGCTCGCCCTCGTCACCGCATTCGGCCGACTCCAACGCACCCTCCAGTTCCCACTTGTCCTCCATGCTTCCATCTCAAGTACAAAGCTCAAGGCACATTATTTTTGATAACTCTATTACCCCGTCAATCAGCCTGATTCCGATCAAACAG GAACCCACGACAAACGATGAGTACAATGAAACCAAACCACGAAGTAATAGCACTTCGGAAAATCCGACCTCCAACATTAgcaattcgagtgagagtgtgACACCGTCCTCCAGCCTTACGTCGCTGATCAAG GTGTCCCCACTCAAGTCGCTCCTCCGCGAGGATCTCAAACGGCGAATCTCAGCCCGGGCCACGAGCCGTGCCAACCGCAACGGGTTGCTTACCTCACCGAACCCGGCCAGCAGTCCGATCCCGAACAGCTGCAACAACGCTACCTCCTCACCGGCCCCGGAGTGTGGCACTTCGTCGAGCAGctccagcagcagcagtagtagcagcagcagcagtagcagcagtgGCATCGGCACCAGCGTCAACGGTAcctccagcagcagcagctgcAGTATCAGCAACAGCGCTACGGCCGTCGCAGTGGCAACTACCTCAAACGGGACGATCACGTCCACAGGGCCGGAAACCGACATGCTCCTGTCCGGGGGACCCAAGTCCAAACGACATCTGCAGTGTCTCTTCTGCGGCATCGAGTTCCCCGACCAGACGCTGTACTTCCTCCACAAGGGCTGCCACAGCGAGAGCAACCCGTGGAAGTGCAATATCTGCGGTGAACAGATGTGCAACGTCTACGAGTTCAACTCCCATCTGCTCAGCAAGAGCCATCAATGA